TAAATAGAAGAATGAGGGAAATATGGATAAAAGAGATTTTGTTGATAATAGGTTAAGTGACGTAATCATAAAGGCTGTAGCGGATTTAGGGTATGATACACCGACTGCAGTTCAACAGGCAGTTATTCCAGCTGTCTTAGATGGAAAAGATGTTTTAGTTCAGTCTCAGACTGGTAGTGGAAAAACTGCTAGTTTTGGTATCCCACTTTGTGAAAAAGTAGAATGGACTGAAAATAAGCCGCAAGTTCTTGTATTAGAACCTACCAGAGAACTAGCACAACAAGTCCAAGAAGATTTGATTAATATTGGGCGCTATAAACGAATCAAGGCAACTGCAGTGTATGGAAAAGCATCGTATATCAAACAAAAATCAGAATTAAAACAAAAAAGCCACATAGTAGTAGGGACACCAGGGCGAGTACTGGATCATGTCATCAAAGGGAGTCTTCCTCTTGAAAAAATCAATTGTTTAGTGATTGATGAAGCAGATGAAATGCTAAATATGGGTTTTATCGATCAAGTAAAAGAAATTATCGCAGCTCTACCCAAAAATAAGAATACCTTGTTATTCTCTGCGACGATGCCAAAAGTTATTGAGCAAATGAGTCGCTCGTATTTGCATGAACCAACAGTAATAAAAATCGCAGCTACAGAAAAAACAACGCCAAAAATTCAACATGCTTTTTTAGATGTCACTGAAACTAATAAAATGGCTGCTTTAGAAGCGGTGACGATTGTTGAAAATCCGGACACTTGCATTATTTTTGGGAATACACAAGAAAAAGTCAATGATACGTATGATTTCTTGGTTGAAGCAGGTTATCCTGTTGGCAAATTGCATGGTGGGATGATGCAAGAAGATCGTTTTGAAGTAATGGACGCTTTTAGAAAAGGAAAGTTTCGCTATCTTGTAGCAACAGACGTAGCAGCTCGTGGTATCGATATTGAAAATATCACGCACGTCATCAATTTAGATGTTCCGTTTGAAAAAGAAAGCTACATCCATCGTGTAGGTCGAACAGGTCGAGCTGGAAAAGAAGGGTTTGCTCTAACATTTGTCACACCGAAAGAAGAAACGCTAAAAAAAGAAATCGAACATTTTGCCGATCTGAGCATGACGCGAATCACATTGCCAAATGCCAAACTAGTTGCGAGAAGTAAGTCAGCATTTGAGGCAAAAATAACAACAAGACAAAAACCAAAACACCAAAAAGCTAAACGATTAAATGAAGAAATCACAAAAGTTTACTTCAATGGCGGTAAGAAAAAGAAATTACGAGCGCTTGATTTTGTTGGAACTATTTCCAAAATCGACGGTGTCGCTTCAGAGGACATCGGGATCATCACCATACAAGAGAACGTGACCTATATCGATATTTTAAATGGAAAAGGTCAACTTGTCATTCAAGCAATGAAAGAACGAACGATCAAAGGCAAGCAATTGAAAGTTCATGTTGCTAGAAAAAAATAATCTAAAAAAGTACGTAACTCAGAGGCTAACTGAGTTACGTACTTTTTTACACTGAAGCAACTTCTTTCAATAATCGGTTGTTAGTGTCAACTCTTTCCATGTTTCAATCGCTATTTGGGCGGCGTTATTTTTTTCGGTTGCATGCTTATACGCATCGCTTCCTAATAATAGTCGCAAGGGTGGCGCCATCGAACTTTCAGTCATTTTTATCATTGCTTCCGCTGCCAAGGTTGGATTCCCTGGTTGGTGTCCGCTCAACTGACGAAGACCGCGAATATTTTTTCCAGCAGTTTCGTCATAATCAGCAATCTTCCTTTTATTTTCTTTGGCAGAGCGACCAGCAAAATCAGTGGTAAAATCACCAGGTTCGATTAACGTAACATTTATCCCAAGAGGTCCTACCTCTTGATAAAGTGCTTCTGAGTAGCCTTCAAGTGCGAATTTGCTGGCATGATAATAGCCAAATCCAGGGAAAGCGACAAGACCACCAACGGATGAGATGTTTAAGATATGACCTGCCTGCGCATTCCTCATTATAGGTAAAATTTCATTCGTTACGTTGGCTAAGCCAAAGAAGTTAACGTCAAACAATTTCCAAACCTCCTGCTCATCGGCTTCTTCAATTGAAGAAAAATAGCCGATCCCTGCATTGTTTACAAGAATATCGATTTGACCAAAATACTCAATCGTACGCTTCACAGCATGCTCGACTTGTCCTTTATCGGTAACATCCAAAGGTAAAACCAATACATCAGTTTCATTTGTTAAATAACGTTCAATATCTTGGGGATTTCGTGCCGTAGCAACTACTCGATAATGATGCTCTAATAAATTTAACGTAAGTGCCTTTCCAAAGCCTGTTGAGGCTCCTGTTATAAACCAAACCTTTTCACTGTTTGACATTTTTTTCCTCCTAATACTTTTGTCATAGGGCAACGTTTAAAGTTGCGTTATCATGGTACAATGAAACTATAAACCTTGAGAGTAACTCTCAGTCAAACAGAAAGAAGATGAAAAAGTTGTATACAGTCCACGAAGTAGCACTAAAAATGGATATTTCGCCTCATACGTTACGCTTTTACGAAAATCAAGGACTATTTCCTCATGTAAGTAGAAACCAGTACAATGTCCGCCAATTTTCAATTGAAGACTTAGACTGGGTACAAATCGTGCAAACATTAAGGACAACAGGAATGAGCTTGGCCGAGGTAAAACGATACATAGATCTTTGTGAACTTGGAAATACAACGATCAATGAACGTTCACGTCTAATTACTGAGCAACGAGAAAATGCAGAAAAAGAATTAATCAAGCTCAAGAAAAAAATTCAAATCTTAGAAGAAAAAGAACAGTATTATGAAGAATTAGTTTTAGAAGCAGGGATCGATCACAGAAATCCCAAGATAAATCATTAAATGTATTTTTATTGTTACAATACTCTAATTTTTGTTTAAGAAACAAATCAAGAGTCAAAAATCAACAGGTGGAAGAGGTAGAATGAAGAAGCGAAAGTAGTAAAAATTCTGCTTATAAATAGTTATTTCAAGAGTGACACATTAAAATACAATTTGGAGATACATTAGAATGAAAAAATTTAAAGAGATCATTAATAGTCGTAATCTTACAACAACTAAAAACCGAAAACGAGTGGGCATTATTGTCTTATTTTTGACCATTCTGATTTTCTTATTGTTTACAATTCGCCTTTCTTCCATATTGATCACTGGTAAAGTTGCTGGTACTTCTTTGTCTGAAAAATCGAAAGAGCTTTATGAGGTGCATGAGACCTTAGAGGCAAAACGAGGATCGATTTTTGATAAAAATGGCAATATATTAGTTGAAGATTCGAGTGCATTTTCACTCTATGCGATTTTAGATAAAAACTACACTGCTTTAGATGGTAAGAAATTATACGTACAAGAAAAAGACTGGGCAGCGATTGCTGAGATTTTTAAGAAATATGTCAAAATAGATGAAAATATCACATTAAAGCAATTAAAGCCAAGTGTAAATGAAGATGGAGAGCTAGTAACCACAGTTGAATTTGGCACGAACGGGAAAAATTTAAACTTTGAAACAAAACGTAGCATTCAAGAAGAATTAGATCAGAAAAAAATTTCAGGGATCTATTTTAGAGAAGAAAAAAAACGAGCGTATCAAGTTGGAAAGTTTGCCTCTTATTTTATTGGTTATACTCAGCAAGATGATAAAGGTAAGGAACAAGGCGTAATGGGCATCGAAGAAGCATACAATGATACACTATCTGGTAAGAATGGTTCTCGTAGCTATGAAAAAAACTCTGCATTGGGTGATGTAAAGCCTGGCAGTGTTAAAGAGCATAAGCGCGTTGATGGCAGTGATGTCTACACCACACTAGATAGCAATTTACAGTTTTATCTAGAAGAATTATTAGATGAGGCTGAGGAAAAATATCGCCCAGAGCATATCACAGCTACCTTGATGGAGGCCAAAACGGGAAATATAGTTGCGACTTCTCAACGCCCAACATTTGCATTGGATACTAAAAAGGGGTTGGGTGAAGCGGACAATAGTTGGCGCAATATTCTTGTAGAAGATGTCTATGAACCAGGATCGACTATGAAAAGTATGACGGTGGCTAGCGCCCTTCAAGAAAATAAGTTTAACGAAAGTGAACAATTTACTTCAGGGAGTATCAAAGTCGATGATACCACAATCAGCGATTGGAATAATGGTGTTGGAGAAGGTAATATGACGTTTAGACAAGGATTAGCTTGGTCAAGTAATGTAGGAATGGTTACACTTCAGGAACAAATGCCAGAATTATGGCAAGAGTATCTTACTAAATTTGGCTTCGGTAAAAGCACCAATATTGGCTTAGCTGGTGAAGCTTCGGGAGAGATCCAAAATAAGACCACGGTGGATAGAGCGATGACGTCTTATGGACAAGGGATTTCTGTCACGCATTTACAAATGCTTCAGGCGTACACTGCGATTGCTAATGGCGGGAAAATGCTGAAACCTACTATCGTTAGTAAAATTATTTCAGCAAATGGAGAAGAAAAGACAATTCAACCAGAAGTTGTAGGAACACCGATTTCTGCGGATACTGCAGGAAAAGTACTCGAATACATGAAAGATGTTACGATTGATCCAAAGTATGGCATGGGAAAAGAGTATGCGATAGAAGGATTAAATGTTTCTGCTAAAACTGGGACAGCTGAATTTTTCGAAAATGGCAGTTATCAAAAACAGGAATACTTACATTCGGTCGTGACGATCACGCCAACGGAAGATCCAAAATATATTTTTTACATGACGCTCAAAAAACCAGCATTAGAAGGCGTTTCAGCAAATACGATTATCTCTGAAGTATCTAATAAACTTGTTCAACGGGCTATGGTAGCCGAAGGATGAACATAAAAAGAGCGTGGGACAAAACTAAAGATCAGTTTTGTTTCGCGCTCTAAATCCGAATAAACGGCGAGAAAAAAGCAGCTCCTTCGGAAATAAGCTGAAATTCACAAAAATTTGAAAAGCAATTTTCGTGAATTCCCTCTTATTTCTCGGAGCTAAACGCTTTTGTCTCGGCCTCTTTTTAAGGTTTCCAATAATTGTTCATCGGGTGTAACATAAATCGTTTTTTGATTTTCATAAATAACGTAGCCAGGTTTTGCCCCATTTGGTTTATGGACATGCTTTACTTGCACGTAATCAACAGGGACTTGTGCGGATAATCGATATTTAGAATAATAAGCTGCAAGATTTGCTGCTTCTCGTAAGGTATTGTCAGATGGATCGGTATCTTTGATAATCACATGAGAACCGGGGATATCTTTTGCATGTAGCCAGATATCTGTTTTTTTCGCTGTTCTAAGAGTGAGTTGGTCATTTTGCAAGTTATTACGCCCGACAAGAATCAAGCTGCCATCGCTAGAATAAAATTCTTCTGGTTTGCTTTTTTTCGGTTGTTTTTGCTTTTTAGGACCTCGCTTTTTGACATATTCTTGTTCAATTAATTCCTCACGAATCATTTCAATATCCATAGGACCAGCAATTTCTAGCTGAGCTAAAACCGATTCTAAGTAGCTGATCTCCTGGTTTGCTTGTTCAATCTGGCCATGAACAACCTTGACTGCATTTTTAAGCTTTTGATACTTCTGGAAATACTTTTGAGCATTTTGATTGGGAGTCAGTGCTGGGTTTAATTTTATTTTTAGCAGCTGATCTTCTTCATAATAATTTGGTAACTCAACAAATTCAGCTCCTTTTGGAACCTGAGTCATAAAAGTAGTGAGCAACTCACCATCACGGCGGTAGTTTTCTGCATGCTCGGTGTCAGCTAAAGTTTGTTGAAGTTTTACAACTTTGCTTTGGTTTCGTTTTAATTCATTTTCGATTTTATGAATCAATTCCCCTCCTTGCTGTTTCACACGGTCTTTTTCGGCTTTTCCACCATAAAAGGCATCTAATAATTGACTGAGTGACTCAAAGTGTTCTTGTTTTCCTTCAAGAGAAGCAAAGGGGAGTGGAGTGAAATATTCTTTTTTCTCTGTAATGGTTAGTGTTGGATTGGTCTTTGCTTCAATTGCAGTCCAAAAAGACTGCCACACCAGCATTTTCTCATTTGGTCGCTCATTTAATTGGAAGGCCAATTCATCAGCAGTATCTTTACCTAGACCTTGAAAGTTCTTTTGTAAATAGCTTCCGTTCAGTTCTATAGCTTTTGAAAGGAGCTCAAAAACCTTTTCATTATTGGCTGAAAAAGGATTTTCTTGCTCTTGTTTTGGTGGGTCAATATATTCAGCACCTGGTAGTAAAGAACGGTAACTGTTTTGAGAACTGCCAATATGTTTGATAGCATCTAAAATTTTACCATTTTCTTTGTTTATTAAAACGATCGTACTATGTCTGCCCATCAATTCAACGATCAGCACAATATTTTGTAAGTCGCCTAATTCATCTCTTTTAGTAAAAGTAAAATGGATTACGCGGTCATTGTTTACTTGATGAATTTGCTCTAAAATTGCTCCTTCAAGAAACTTGCGTAGCATCATCACAAAATTTGGTGGTGTTTCAGGATTAGCATAGGCAATTTCCGTCAGTTGCACTCGGGTATAACTTGGATGAGCTGACAAGAGCAATTTATGATTTTTCCCTTTTGTACGGATAACTAATATGATTTCATTTTCATAAGGCTGGTGAATTTTTGAAATTCGGCCGCTGACTAAGGTTTCAGATAGTTCTGAGACCATTCCATGAGTAAATACGCCATCAAATGACATAAACATCCCTCAATTCTATATACATAATAGTATCATTATAACGGAGTTCTTTTTAATTATAAAGGAACTGGAAAATAAAAGTGCTAGAATGTGAAATTGATTAAGTTAATGACTAAATGACTGCGCTTTCCCATGGTTTTTAGTATAATTAATAGAGTGTTATTTATTGTGTGCTTTAAATAAAGGGAAATAAGCCTGTAGCACAGTGAATATACAGAGGAAGAAACTTGTTTCTATAGAATATATGAGGAGGAATATCATGGTAAAAAGATTAATCAGTGCGAGCTACAGTGAAGTAGCAAAAATGACAGCAGAAGAATTAAAACAGTCGATCAAGGCGAGTGAAGGGCGGACGATTTTGTCCGAAAATGTAGTCGTGGCTTCACCACAAGCAGGAGACATCAGCAATGCAGAAGTGGCTGCCGCTTTTGGAGCGGATTTGATTTTATTGAATGTGTTTGACTGTTTTAATCCAGTGGTACAAGGAATCCCCGGAATGTCCTTAGAAGAAGTTATGACCTATTGGCAGCATCCAGAAAAAAATAACATCAACCCAATTCCTATTTTAAAGAAGCTTGTAGGTCGTCCAATCGGTGTGAATTTAGAACCAGTAGATGAATCTTCAGCAATGTTTAGCGAAAAGCTAACAATCAGTAATGGCCGGACAAGTTCAAAAGAAACGATTCAAAAAGCGGAAAAAATGGGTGTGGATTTTATTTGTTTAACGGGAAATCCTGAGACCGGTGTGACTAATTTGGAAATTGCCAAAGCAGTCAAAGTCGCCAAAGAAAATTTCTCTGGCTTGATCATTGCTGGAAAAATGCACAGTGCTGGCTCCGATGAACCTGTTGTATCAACTGAAGCAGTAGAAGCATATGCCAAAGCGGGCGCGGATATTTTATTATTACCTGCTGTTGGAACCGTTCAGGGTTTTACTGAAGATGATATGAAAGCAGCTGTAGCAATTGCAAAAAAATACGATTTATTAACCATGTCTGCAATTGGCACAAGCCAAGAAAGTGCAAGTAAAGAGACGATTCGCCAAATTGCCTTAACCAATAAAATTTGTGGAGTAGACATTCAGCATATTGGCGATGCAGGTTATGGTGGATTAGCTCCTGTGGAAAATATTTATGAAATGTCTGTTGCGATTCGAGGAATGCGCCATACAATCAATCGAATGGCTCGTTCAGTCAATCGATAAAATTAAAAAATGAGAAATGGCTGCTCGCTAGCCATTTCTCATTTTTTGATTTAAGCATCTTGCCAAACCTCTTTAGCTGTATCAACAACTAGTCGAACTTTGGCCCATTGTTCATCCTCTGTTAAATGATTTCCTTCTTCTGTAGAAGCAAAACCGCATTGAGGAGAAAGGCAAAGATTTTCAAGTGGAATGTACGAGGATGCTTCGTTGATTCGACTTGTTAAATTAGCCGCAGATTCCAGTGCGGCGAATTTAGACGTTACTAAGCCAAGAACGACCTTTTTTGCTGGTCCATTTTTGTAGATTTGGGCTAACGGTTCAAAGCCACCAGAGCGGTCATCGTCATACTCTAAGAAGTAGCCATCAATATTTAATTGTGCTAAATAAGTGGTAACGTGATCGTAGGGTCCTGCAATTGCCCAGTCAGATTTATAATTTCCACGGCAAACATGCATTGTAATCGTTAGATCCTCAGGTAAACCTTCAAGTAACTTATTAACAACGGCTACGCCTGCTTCGCATTGCTGTTGCCAGTGATTGATTTCATCTTGTGTCTTAGCATTTTCAATAAAACCTGTATACATCCCCCAAGAAGTGTCATCTAATTGGAGATAGCGGCAGCCTAACTCATAAAATTTTAGGATGGTTTGATGATAGGCTTTAGCTAAATCATCAATAAAAACAGCTTCATCTGTATAACTTGCATAAGTAAATGTATCACTTTTGCGATTAAAAAGTAGTGTAGGAGAAGGAATTGTCGCTTTTGGAATAGCTCCTTCTGGTGTGTGCTCCTTTAAGAATGTAAAGGCGTCAAAGAATGGGTGTTCTGGGTTAAACGTGACTTTATCTGTTATTTGATAAGATGCGGCTCTCGTTTCTACTTGGTTAAACTGATACCCATGTTCAGGAGTAGTTTGTTCCACACCGTTTAGTCCCCAAAGAAAATCTAAATGCCACCAACTACGGCGAAACTCACCATCCGTTATGGCTTTTAAGCCATTTTCAACTTGCTTGTTGATCAAGTCAATAATTGCAGCATCTTCAACTGCTTTTAATTCAGCAGCCGAAATCGTTTGATTTTGAAAATCTACTCTGGCCTTTTTTAACAAATCCGGTCGTAAAAAGCTGCCTACTTGATCGTAGCGAAATGGAATTTCTTTAATAATAGTCATAATGTTGCCTCCTTTTTATTTTAAGCGTCTTGCCAAATTGCTTCAGCAATCGTTTTTACAAGTTCGATTTTTTCCCATTGTTCCGCTTCTGTTAAGTGATTGCCCTCATGGGTTGAAGCAAATCCGCATTGAGGAGATAGGCAAATTTGATCCAATGGAATGAATTTGCTAGCTTCATTGATGCGGATTTTAATGTCAGAGATATCTTCTAGATGACCGTGTTTAGTTGTCACTAATCCCAGAACAATTCGTTGATCCTTTAATTCCTTGAGTGGTTCAAAGCCGCCAGAACGTTCATCATCATATTCTAAGAAGAAGCCATCGAAGGCTTTAATCGAAAACAAATTTTTGGCGATTTTTTCATAGGAACCATTGTACAGCCAGTGAGACTGAAAGTTGCCTTTACAGAAATGGAAGGTCACAGCAAGATCATCTGGTTTATTTGCTAAAGCTTTTTCTGTCACTTCTTGAAAGTCTTCTAGGAGCTGATCGGCATCCAAGCCATTTGTTTTGATCATCTCGCGGAATCTGTCATCGAATAATCCGCCCCAACTTGTATCATCCAATTGCAAGTAGCGACAGCCAGCGTTGTAAAAAGCTTGGATTGCATCTTGGTAGGTTGTGATCAAGTCCTTTTTGAATAGTTCTAAAGAGTCATAAATCGGTTGTTCATTGTATTGTTTTGACAAAATCAGTGAATCCAAGAAAATCATATTCGGTCCAGGGATTGTTTGTTTCGCTAAAGTAGGTGACGCATGTTTTTGGGTGAACCGAAAATGATCAAGAAATGGATGGTCATTTGAAAAAGATAGCGGTCCGCTGACATAGCTTCCTTGCGCTTCAGTTGTGATGCCAAAGGCAGTTGTTTGAAAGTCATAAACAGTGATTCCATTTAAACCTGCAATAAAGTCTAAATGCCACCAACGACGACGAAATTCACCATCGGTTACTGCGTGAAGCCCAGCTGCTTTTTGTTTTTCAATTAAGTCAATGATTTCTTGATCTTCAATGGTTGTTAATTCTTCTTTGGAAATACGACCATTTGCAAAAGCACTACGAGCCTTTTTCAAAGAATCTGGACGTAAAAAACTTCCGACGATATCATAGCGAAAAGGGATTTCTTTGTTACTGTTAAGCATAATGATTCCTCCATAGTTGTTTGATTTATTAAAGAACACAAAAAAAGCCCAATACTTTTGTAAAAGTAAAGGACGACTAATCGTGTTACCACCTTTGATTCAAAAATCTCTCACAAGATTTTTCTCTGTAGGTACAGATCATTATAATCAATACCGTGGCGCTGTAATGGGCGCTCCCAATAATGGCTGTCCAAGTGTTGACCAATATTTACGAAAAGACCATCTTCCTATTTTTCAAATTATCTCTTTTCAGCAGCCGAGACTCTCTCATAAATTATCTAAAAATAGTACTCTTCTTTTCATCGTATTTTAATATATTCATCATTAATGAAAGTATAGGCTACGTACTTTGTTTTGTCAACAGCTGACAAGCTCTTTTTTATATTGTCTTTTTTAATATTTATCTATTTTGAAATTGGGAATATTCTAATTTTTGGTAAAAATAAATCAAGCATTATTTGTTATACTAGGCAAAGGAATGAACTACTAGTATAATAAGAATATAAGTTATAGAGGAGAGAATAAATGAAAAAAAATTTTATTGATGTTAAAGATGATTTTGTAGCTTCTTTAAACAAACAGAAAAAACTTACTGCAATTATTATAGCCGTGATCGTATTATTGATTATAAGTTTATTTATAGTAGTGCCTCGAGTACAGGCTAATATTCGTTCGTCCGAAATTAAGTCCCTGGTGAGTCAAGAAAAATTAGTGAAGAAAGCAAGTTATTTAGATGCTC
The Enterococcus silesiacus DNA segment above includes these coding regions:
- a CDS encoding RNA helicase, producing MDKRDFVDNRLSDVIIKAVADLGYDTPTAVQQAVIPAVLDGKDVLVQSQTGSGKTASFGIPLCEKVEWTENKPQVLVLEPTRELAQQVQEDLINIGRYKRIKATAVYGKASYIKQKSELKQKSHIVVGTPGRVLDHVIKGSLPLEKINCLVIDEADEMLNMGFIDQVKEIIAALPKNKNTLLFSATMPKVIEQMSRSYLHEPTVIKIAATEKTTPKIQHAFLDVTETNKMAALEAVTIVENPDTCIIFGNTQEKVNDTYDFLVEAGYPVGKLHGGMMQEDRFEVMDAFRKGKFRYLVATDVAARGIDIENITHVINLDVPFEKESYIHRVGRTGRAGKEGFALTFVTPKEETLKKEIEHFADLSMTRITLPNAKLVARSKSAFEAKITTRQKPKHQKAKRLNEEITKVYFNGGKKKKLRALDFVGTISKIDGVASEDIGIITIQENVTYIDILNGKGQLVIQAMKERTIKGKQLKVHVARKK
- a CDS encoding fibronectin-binding protein; amino-acid sequence: MSFDGVFTHGMVSELSETLVSGRISKIHQPYENEIILVIRTKGKNHKLLLSAHPSYTRVQLTEIAYANPETPPNFVMMLRKFLEGAILEQIHQVNNDRVIHFTFTKRDELGDLQNIVLIVELMGRHSTIVLINKENGKILDAIKHIGSSQNSYRSLLPGAEYIDPPKQEQENPFSANNEKVFELLSKAIELNGSYLQKNFQGLGKDTADELAFQLNERPNEKMLVWQSFWTAIEAKTNPTLTITEKKEYFTPLPFASLEGKQEHFESLSQLLDAFYGGKAEKDRVKQQGGELIHKIENELKRNQSKVVKLQQTLADTEHAENYRRDGELLTTFMTQVPKGAEFVELPNYYEEDQLLKIKLNPALTPNQNAQKYFQKYQKLKNAVKVVHGQIEQANQEISYLESVLAQLEIAGPMDIEMIREELIEQEYVKKRGPKKQKQPKKSKPEEFYSSDGSLILVGRNNLQNDQLTLRTAKKTDIWLHAKDIPGSHVIIKDTDPSDNTLREAANLAAYYSKYRLSAQVPVDYVQVKHVHKPNGAKPGYVIYENQKTIYVTPDEQLLETLKRGRDKSV
- a CDS encoding PEP phosphonomutase; amino-acid sequence: MVKRLISASYSEVAKMTAEELKQSIKASEGRTILSENVVVASPQAGDISNAEVAAAFGADLILLNVFDCFNPVVQGIPGMSLEEVMTYWQHPEKNNINPIPILKKLVGRPIGVNLEPVDESSAMFSEKLTISNGRTSSKETIQKAEKMGVDFICLTGNPETGVTNLEIAKAVKVAKENFSGLIIAGKMHSAGSDEPVVSTEAVEAYAKAGADILLLPAVGTVQGFTEDDMKAAVAIAKKYDLLTMSAIGTSQESASKETIRQIALTNKICGVDIQHIGDAGYGGLAPVENIYEMSVAIRGMRHTINRMARSVNR
- a CDS encoding 5-methyltetrahydropteroyltriglutamate--homocysteine methyltransferase (catalyzes the formation of tetrahydropteroyl-L-glutamate and methionine from L-homocysteine and 5-methyltetrahydropteroyltri-L-glutamate), producing the protein MLNSNKEIPFRYDIVGSFLRPDSLKKARSAFANGRISKEELTTIEDQEIIDLIEKQKAAGLHAVTDGEFRRRWWHLDFIAGLNGITVYDFQTTAFGITTEAQGSYVSGPLSFSNDHPFLDHFRFTQKHASPTLAKQTIPGPNMIFLDSLILSKQYNEQPIYDSLELFKKDLITTYQDAIQAFYNAGCRYLQLDDTSWGGLFDDRFREMIKTNGLDADQLLEDFQEVTEKALANKPDDLAVTFHFCKGNFQSHWLYNGSYEKIAKNLFSIKAFDGFFLEYDDERSGGFEPLKELKDQRIVLGLVTTKHGHLEDISDIKIRINEASKFIPLDQICLSPQCGFASTHEGNHLTEAEQWEKIELVKTIAEAIWQDA